Proteins encoded together in one Vitis vinifera cultivar Pinot Noir 40024 chromosome 4, ASM3070453v1 window:
- the LOC104878265 gene encoding uncharacterized protein At1g76070-like yields the protein MTRSTDSFLIYFPGPSQRPSSLPSALSLYISLTRITKEQQSDLMEKRSTRMKRTFLKLLPKAASPVIFLSPPLSPVGDRRIENTTKLKAITKGYSGPNVSMVPPEARRKSKNGSFDTREPTSPKVSCMGQINIKKKKNKSKTVLLPTEKSKPVPSPGKSKKNPFAIHRIFQGSNHCRKSGHIDVKQPAPDRTPSLSQMKGFASGRDAFMNFDWRVHGAAVAPDNQNHCADGKEEGEEKAIISFSAPIAVGGAVAVGPKKAIDLWKRRTVPPPPALQL from the coding sequence ATGACAAGGTCAACTGACTCATTCCTCATATACTTTCCAGGACCATCACAACGTCCAAGTTCTCTTCCCTCtgctctctctttatatatatcattGACCAGGATAACCAAAGAGCAACAATCTGATCTAATGGAGAAACGTTCCACCAGAATGAAGAGGACGTTCCTGAAGCTTCTACCAAAGGCTGCCTCTCCTGTCATCTTCCTAAGCCCACCTCTCAGTCCTGTTGGTGACAGAAGAATTGAGAATACAACTAAGCTCAAGGCCATCACCAAAGGATACTCTGGTCCAAATGTTTCAATGGTTCCACCGGAAGCTAGAAGAAAGTCGAAGAACGGGAGCTTTGACACTCGAGAACCAACCTCACCCAAGGTTTCATGCATGGGACAAATCAacatcaagaagaagaagaacaaaagtAAGACGGTTCTGCTTCCAACTGAAAAATCTAAGCCTGTCCCATCTCCTGGAAAATCTAAGAAGAATCCATTTGCGATTCATAGGATCTTTCAGGGCTCAAATCATTGTAGAAAATCGGGCCATATTGATGTTAAGCAACCAGCTCCAGATAGAACTCCTTCTCTGAGTCAGATGAAGGGGTTTGCGAGCGGGCGTGATGCGTTTATGAATTTTGATTGGAGGGTTCACGGTGCTGCTGTTGCCCCTGACAACCAAAACCATTGTGCTGATGGCAaggaagaaggagaagagaAGGCGATCATTTCATTTTCTGCACCCATAGCGGTGGGTGGAGCAGTGGCTGTAGGGCCGAAGAAAGCAATCGATTTGTGGAAGAGAAGAACCGTGCCTCCTCCTCCCGCTCTTCAGCTGTAA
- the LOC104878268 gene encoding phospholipase D delta, protein MADTPDSEQMVYLNGDLDLKILEARHLPNMDLLALNLSRCFASCEARKRPSSPDRQRPGDRKDRHTNIITSDPYVKVCVPQATLARTRVISNTQNPYWNERFSIPLAHPLANLKFEVKENDLLGAELMGTVLIPAEKFASGDPISGWFPVIGPLGKPPKPNTALRIEMQFTPCEKNPHYQRGIAGHPEHMGVHQTYFPLRRGGSVALYQDAHSPGEALSPEIELDGGIVYKRGQCWEDICHAIVEAHHMIYLVGWSIFHKVKLIREHTRPLPRGGELSLGELLKYKSEEGVRVLMLVWDDRFSDKLHIFKVRLVKI, encoded by the coding sequence ATGGCGGATACTCCTGATTCTGAGCAAATGGTCTACCTTAACGGTGACCTAGACCTGAAGATTCTCGAGGCTCGCCATCTACCCAACATGGATTTGCTCGCCTTGAATCTCAGCCGTTGCTTCGCTTCTTGTGAAGCTCGTAAACGTCCATCGTCCCCCGACAGACAAAGGCCCGGCGACCGGAAGGACCGTCACACCAACATCATCACCAGTGACCCCTACGTCAAAGTATGCGTCCCCCAGGCCACTCTCGCTCGAACACGCGTCATCTCCAACACCCAAAACCCCTACTGGAACGAACGCTTCAGCATCCCACTCGCCCACCCACTCGCCAATTTGAAGTTTGAGGTGAAGGAAAACGACCTCCTGGGCGCCGAGCTCATGGGAACTGTTCTCATTCCGGCAGAGAAGTTCGCATCCGGCGACCCCATCTCCGGATGGTTCCCAGTGATTGGCCCATTAGGAAAGCCACCAAAGCCCAACACAGCACTTCGGATCGAGATGCAATTCACACCTTGCGAAAAAAACCCTCATTATCAACGCGGCATTGCCGGCCATCCGGAGCACATGGGTGTCCACCAAACTTACTTTCCATTGAGGAGAGGTGGGTCAGTGGCTCTGTACCAAGACGCTCATTCTCCTGGAGAAGCACTGTCACCGGAGATTGAACTGGATGGAGGTATAGTGTACAAACGCGGGCAGTGTTGGGAAGATATATGCCACGCCATAGTAGAGGCCCATCATATGATATATCTAGTTGGTTGGTCGATTTTTCACAAAGTGAAGCTGATCAGAGAGCACACACGGCCGTTGCCCAGAGGCGGTGAACTGAGTCTGGGTGAATTGCTCAAGTATAAGTCAGAAGAAGGGGTTCGAGTTCTGATGTTGGTTTGGGATGACAGGTTCTCTGATAAGCTCCATATCTTTAAGGTAAGACTTGTTAAGATTTAA
- the LOC100252422 gene encoding phospholipase D delta isoform X2, giving the protein MADTASQRVIYLHGDLDLKILKARDLPNMDLVTEHVRRCFTLCDACKTPSAGKDVSTPDTDDRPARHKPGDKRLDHHRKIITSDPYVTVCVPQATVARTRVISNTQNPYWNENFYISLAHPVANLEFQVKDNDLFGAEVIGVARIPAERIATGEHISGWFPVIGANGKQPKPTTALQIEIKFTPFEQNPFYRTGIAGDPEHLGVRHTYFPLRKGGLATLYQDAHVPEGLLPDIEVDGGQVYRHETCWEDICHAIVEAHHMVYIVGWSIYHKVKLIREPTRPLPRGGDLTLGDLLKYKSEEGVRVLMLVWDDRTSHDKFFINTKGVMETHDEETRKFFKHSSVICVLSPRYASSKLSFIKQQVVGTIFTHHQKCVLVDSQAHGNNRKITAFLGGIDLCDGRYDTPEHRLFKDLDTVFNEDFHNPTFPAGSKAPRQPWHDLHCKIEGPAAYDVLINFEQRWKKATKWTEFGLHLKKISHWHDDALIKIDRISWILSPPSGSDGDDVTSVPKDDPSLWVTKEDDPENWHVQVFRSIDSGSLKGFPKTVDTAENQNLICAKNLVIDKSIQTAYIQAIRSAQHFIYIENQYFLGSSYAWPSYKDAGADNLIPMELALKIASKIKAKERFAVYIVIPMWPEGDPKSNTVQEILFWQAQTMQMMYEVIAKELKSMQLEDSHPLDYLNFYCLGNREGVTKEMSEKASPTPANADAVLASAKFRRFMIYVHAKGMIVDDEYLIMGSANINQRSMAGTKDTEIAMGAYQRHHTWAEKKKHPHGQVYGYRMSLWAEHLGMVNKLFKEPENLECVRTVNEMAEENWKRFTAEEFTPLQGHLLKYPMQVDADGKVSSKPGHENFPDVGGYALGCHSTTLPDSLTT; this is encoded by the exons ATGGCCGACACTGCTTCCCAGCGTGTGATTTACCTTCATGGTGACCTAGACCTGAAGATTCTCAAGGCCCGGGACCTTCCCAACATGGATTTAGTCACCGAGCATGTCCGCCGTTGCTTTACTCTCTGTGACGCTTGCAAAACCCCCTCTGCCGGGAAGGATGTCTCTACCCCCGACACTGATGACCGCCCCGCCAGGCATAAGCCCGGCGACAAGCGACTTGACCACCACCGCAAAATCATCACCAGTGACCCTTACGTTACCGTCTGCGTCCCCCAAGCCACCGTCGCACGGACACGTGTCATCTCCAACACCCAAAACCCTTACTGGAATGAAAACTTCTACATCTCATTGGCACACCCAGTCGCCAATTTGGAGTTTCAGGTGAAGGATAATGACTTATTTGGCGCCGAGGTTATCGGAGTTGCTCGGATTCCGGCGGAGAGGATCGCCACCGGGGAGCACATCAGCGGATGGTTTCCAGTGATTGGCGCAAATGGGAAGCAGCCGAAGCCCACCACAGCTCTTCAGATTGAAATAAAGTTCACACCCTTCGAGCAGAACCCATTCTACCGCACCGGCATTGCCGGCGATCCGGAGCACTTGGGTGTTCGGCACACTTATTTTCCACTTAGGAAAGGTGGGTTGGCGACACTGTATCAAGATGCCCATGTTCCTGAAGGATTGTTACCTGACATTGAAGTGGATGGAGGACAGGTTTATAGACATGAAACGTGCTGGGAGGATATATGTCATGCCATAGTAGAGGCTCATCATATGGTATATATTGTTGGTTGGTCGATTTACCATAAGGTGAAGCTCATTAGAGAGCCAACTCGGCCGTTGCCCAGGGGTGGTGATCTCACTCTTGGTGACTTGCTTAAGTATAAGTCAGAAGAAGGGGTTCGAGTTTTGATGTTGGTTTGGGATGATAGGACTTCCCATGATAAGTTCTTCATCAACACG AAAGGAGTCATGGAAACACATGATGAAGAAACCCGGAAGTTTTTCAAGCATTCATCTGTCATCTGTGTCCTCTCTCCTCGCTATGCTAGCAGCAAGCTTAGCTTTATCAAACAACAG GTTGTTGGTACCATCTTTACGCACCATCAAAAATGTGTGCTTGTAGATTCCCAGGCACATGGAAATAATCGGAAGATAACTGCTTTTTTGGGAGGTATTGACCTGTGCGATGGTCGTTATGATACACCTGAGCATCGGCTATTTAAGGATCTTGACACTGTATTTAATGAGGATTTTCATAATCCTACATTTCCT GCAGGAAGCAAGGCTCCAAGGCAACCATGGCATGATTTGCATTGCAAAATTGAAGGGCCTGCTGCATATGATGTCCTTATAAACTTTGAGCAGCGTTGGAAAAAGGCTACAAAGTGGACAGAATTTGGACTAcatttgaagaaaatatctCACTGGCATGATGATGCTTTGATAAAAATAGACCGCATCTCATGGATACTTAGTCCTCCATCTGGTTCAGATGGTGATGATGTTACATCTGTTCCGAAGGATGATCCTTCATTATGGGTTACCAAGGAAGATGATCCTGAAAACTGGCATGTTCAG GTTTTTCGTTCCATTGACTCAGGATCACTGAAAGGATTTCCCAAAACTGTGGATACCGCTGAGAATCAG AACCTTATTTGTGCAAAAAATCTGGTGATAGATAAAAGCATCCAAACAGCATACATCCAGGCAATAAGATCTGCTCagcatttcatatatattgaaAATCAGTATTTCCTTGGATCATCATATGCATGGCCATCCTACAAAGATGCAG GAGCTGATAATCTAATCCCGATGGAGTTGGCACTGAAAATCGCAAGTAAAATTAAAGCTAAGGAGAGATTTGCTGTATACATTGTCATACCAATGTGGCCTGAAGGCGATCCAAAATCTAATACTGTGCAAGAGATACTCTTCTGGCAG GCCCAGACAATGCAAATGATGTATGAGGTTATTGCAAAGGAACTAAAATCCATGCAGCTGGAGGACTCGCATCCTCTAGACTACTTAAATTTTTACTGCCTGGGTAACCGGGAAGGAGTGACCAAAGAAATGTCAGAGAAAGCTAGTCCAACACCTGCAAATGCTGATGCG gtCTTAGCTTCAGCAAAATTTCGGAGATTTATGATTTATGTACATGCCAAGGGAATGATTGTGGACGATGAATATTTGATAATGGGCTCTGCCAATATTAACCAAAGATCTATGGCTGGTACAAAAGACACTGAGATAGCTATGGGTGCGTATCAGCGCCATCACACTTGGGCTGAGAAGAAGAAACATCCACATGGCCAG GTCTATGGATACAGAATGTCACTGTGGGCCGAGCATCTGGGGATGGTAAATAAACTGTTCAAGGAGCCAGAGAATTTGGAATGTGTGAGGACTGTGAATGAGATGGCTGAAGAAAACTGGAAGAGATTCACAGCTGAGGAGTTTACTCCATTGCAGGGCCACCTTCTCAAGTATCCTATGCAGGTAGACGCCGATGGGAAGGTGAGCTCCAAGCCTGGACATGAGAATTTCCCAGATGTTGGCGGATATGCACTTGGTTGTCATTCCACCACACTACCTGATTCTCTAACTACATAA
- the LOC100252422 gene encoding phospholipase D delta isoform X1, translating to MADTASQRVIYLHGDLDLKILKARDLPNMDLVTEHVRRCFTLCDACKTPSAGKDVSTPDTDDRPARHKPGDKRLDHHRKIITSDPYVTVCVPQATVARTRVISNTQNPYWNENFYISLAHPVANLEFQVKDNDLFGAEVIGVARIPAERIATGEHISGWFPVIGANGKQPKPTTALQIEIKFTPFEQNPFYRTGIAGDPEHLGVRHTYFPLRKGGLATLYQDAHVPEGLLPDIEVDGGQVYRHETCWEDICHAIVEAHHMVYIVGWSIYHKVKLIREPTRPLPRGGDLTLGDLLKYKSEEGVRVLMLVWDDRTSHDKFFINTKGVMETHDEETRKFFKHSSVICVLSPRYASSKLSFIKQQVVGTIFTHHQKCVLVDSQAHGNNRKITAFLGGIDLCDGRYDTPEHRLFKDLDTVFNEDFHNPTFPAGSKAPRQPWHDLHCKIEGPAAYDVLINFEQRWKKATKWTEFGLHLKKISHWHDDALIKIDRISWILSPPSGSDGDDVTSVPKDDPSLWVTKEDDPENWHVQVFRSIDSGSLKGFPKTVDTAENQQNLICAKNLVIDKSIQTAYIQAIRSAQHFIYIENQYFLGSSYAWPSYKDAGADNLIPMELALKIASKIKAKERFAVYIVIPMWPEGDPKSNTVQEILFWQAQTMQMMYEVIAKELKSMQLEDSHPLDYLNFYCLGNREGVTKEMSEKASPTPANADAVLASAKFRRFMIYVHAKGMIVDDEYLIMGSANINQRSMAGTKDTEIAMGAYQRHHTWAEKKKHPHGQVYGYRMSLWAEHLGMVNKLFKEPENLECVRTVNEMAEENWKRFTAEEFTPLQGHLLKYPMQVDADGKVSSKPGHENFPDVGGYALGCHSTTLPDSLTT from the exons ATGGCCGACACTGCTTCCCAGCGTGTGATTTACCTTCATGGTGACCTAGACCTGAAGATTCTCAAGGCCCGGGACCTTCCCAACATGGATTTAGTCACCGAGCATGTCCGCCGTTGCTTTACTCTCTGTGACGCTTGCAAAACCCCCTCTGCCGGGAAGGATGTCTCTACCCCCGACACTGATGACCGCCCCGCCAGGCATAAGCCCGGCGACAAGCGACTTGACCACCACCGCAAAATCATCACCAGTGACCCTTACGTTACCGTCTGCGTCCCCCAAGCCACCGTCGCACGGACACGTGTCATCTCCAACACCCAAAACCCTTACTGGAATGAAAACTTCTACATCTCATTGGCACACCCAGTCGCCAATTTGGAGTTTCAGGTGAAGGATAATGACTTATTTGGCGCCGAGGTTATCGGAGTTGCTCGGATTCCGGCGGAGAGGATCGCCACCGGGGAGCACATCAGCGGATGGTTTCCAGTGATTGGCGCAAATGGGAAGCAGCCGAAGCCCACCACAGCTCTTCAGATTGAAATAAAGTTCACACCCTTCGAGCAGAACCCATTCTACCGCACCGGCATTGCCGGCGATCCGGAGCACTTGGGTGTTCGGCACACTTATTTTCCACTTAGGAAAGGTGGGTTGGCGACACTGTATCAAGATGCCCATGTTCCTGAAGGATTGTTACCTGACATTGAAGTGGATGGAGGACAGGTTTATAGACATGAAACGTGCTGGGAGGATATATGTCATGCCATAGTAGAGGCTCATCATATGGTATATATTGTTGGTTGGTCGATTTACCATAAGGTGAAGCTCATTAGAGAGCCAACTCGGCCGTTGCCCAGGGGTGGTGATCTCACTCTTGGTGACTTGCTTAAGTATAAGTCAGAAGAAGGGGTTCGAGTTTTGATGTTGGTTTGGGATGATAGGACTTCCCATGATAAGTTCTTCATCAACACG AAAGGAGTCATGGAAACACATGATGAAGAAACCCGGAAGTTTTTCAAGCATTCATCTGTCATCTGTGTCCTCTCTCCTCGCTATGCTAGCAGCAAGCTTAGCTTTATCAAACAACAG GTTGTTGGTACCATCTTTACGCACCATCAAAAATGTGTGCTTGTAGATTCCCAGGCACATGGAAATAATCGGAAGATAACTGCTTTTTTGGGAGGTATTGACCTGTGCGATGGTCGTTATGATACACCTGAGCATCGGCTATTTAAGGATCTTGACACTGTATTTAATGAGGATTTTCATAATCCTACATTTCCT GCAGGAAGCAAGGCTCCAAGGCAACCATGGCATGATTTGCATTGCAAAATTGAAGGGCCTGCTGCATATGATGTCCTTATAAACTTTGAGCAGCGTTGGAAAAAGGCTACAAAGTGGACAGAATTTGGACTAcatttgaagaaaatatctCACTGGCATGATGATGCTTTGATAAAAATAGACCGCATCTCATGGATACTTAGTCCTCCATCTGGTTCAGATGGTGATGATGTTACATCTGTTCCGAAGGATGATCCTTCATTATGGGTTACCAAGGAAGATGATCCTGAAAACTGGCATGTTCAG GTTTTTCGTTCCATTGACTCAGGATCACTGAAAGGATTTCCCAAAACTGTGGATACCGCTGAGAATCAG CAGAACCTTATTTGTGCAAAAAATCTGGTGATAGATAAAAGCATCCAAACAGCATACATCCAGGCAATAAGATCTGCTCagcatttcatatatattgaaAATCAGTATTTCCTTGGATCATCATATGCATGGCCATCCTACAAAGATGCAG GAGCTGATAATCTAATCCCGATGGAGTTGGCACTGAAAATCGCAAGTAAAATTAAAGCTAAGGAGAGATTTGCTGTATACATTGTCATACCAATGTGGCCTGAAGGCGATCCAAAATCTAATACTGTGCAAGAGATACTCTTCTGGCAG GCCCAGACAATGCAAATGATGTATGAGGTTATTGCAAAGGAACTAAAATCCATGCAGCTGGAGGACTCGCATCCTCTAGACTACTTAAATTTTTACTGCCTGGGTAACCGGGAAGGAGTGACCAAAGAAATGTCAGAGAAAGCTAGTCCAACACCTGCAAATGCTGATGCG gtCTTAGCTTCAGCAAAATTTCGGAGATTTATGATTTATGTACATGCCAAGGGAATGATTGTGGACGATGAATATTTGATAATGGGCTCTGCCAATATTAACCAAAGATCTATGGCTGGTACAAAAGACACTGAGATAGCTATGGGTGCGTATCAGCGCCATCACACTTGGGCTGAGAAGAAGAAACATCCACATGGCCAG GTCTATGGATACAGAATGTCACTGTGGGCCGAGCATCTGGGGATGGTAAATAAACTGTTCAAGGAGCCAGAGAATTTGGAATGTGTGAGGACTGTGAATGAGATGGCTGAAGAAAACTGGAAGAGATTCACAGCTGAGGAGTTTACTCCATTGCAGGGCCACCTTCTCAAGTATCCTATGCAGGTAGACGCCGATGGGAAGGTGAGCTCCAAGCCTGGACATGAGAATTTCCCAGATGTTGGCGGATATGCACTTGGTTGTCATTCCACCACACTACCTGATTCTCTAACTACATAA